DNA from Alnus glutinosa chromosome 2, dhAlnGlut1.1, whole genome shotgun sequence:
AATGAAGAGATGTCAAATATATATTGCtgcctttcttttttcatttaaaacctttttcgtttttcattttttgtcatGCTTTCAGTTTGAATCTCAGTGACAAACATTGCTGTGACTTTGGTCCTGGAAATAAAGTTAATATAGCAGTTTATTAGACTAACCTATTCAGATCCTAAGGTTCAAAGTTACTCACAGAAAATATAGATTGTTCTTGGTCAGATTTGTTCAAGTGGCCGGTGCTTTGGCACAAACCATCACAGAGAAGAACCTTTCCTTTTCTAATAATTCTTTGACTATTTTGCGAATCTTTTAATAgcttatatattaaaatttacttACACATATATTTGCCAACCTTTTAGTACCATGCTAACTTATATCAAAAGCAAATCCTTGCTTAATTAgaacaaacaattttttctcAGAAAATGTAAACAACCTTCCCTAGCTAGTAGGCAGCGGACTATGACCTCGGGCCTCCATAACCCATGCACCTCTCATGGAGGTCGCAGAGGCAACTTCCACAAGTGGGTTGTAGAGGCCTCGCAACCCACCCCTCATGGAGGCTGCAATGTCTTTAAAATGCATACTTtaaatatgaagaaaataaagcaaTGCATAAAATACACACCAAGGTTATGAGAAGATAGCGTATGAAAGGACTTAGAAGCGATAGaacaaaacagaacaaaaaaCGCAAATTTAGGGCTTACTGCACAAAGCTCGATCAACCAAAGTAAAGGACACATGGCAAGCCCATACTTTTGGCGGGAAAAATCAACATTCAATCGATTGAGAAGGTGTTTGATCGACCGAGCTTTGCTAGAAATTGCTAATTTGATGGATCTGACTCACTCGAAACTCGAATTGACTTGCATTTACACAAGTAATGATGTTCTGGTCGACCGAGAAGTAGGCTTGATAGACTAAGAATGTGGCAGAAAGTTGGTGGCTGAAATGAAATCTCTCGATTGACCAACCTGATCGACCGATCGAGTGTTATAGTGACCCCGACCTAAATAGCCTATTTAAAGgttgaaaaattaataaaaatacatacTTTTCTTCCCATTCGTCCTAAAAACATTAGAGGGACGTTGTGTGAGTcactacgaaaaaaaaaaaaaaaaaaaaaaaaaagcttttagagccgttttaaatcCTAAAAAGAGTTCAAAATggtttgagccttttttttttttttagcccttTTGAAAACGGCTTAACAAATAGAGTATTAAAGtactaatttgagccgttttagactcaaaacaactctaattatcactaaaatggctcaaaataataataaaaaaataacaaaaaaatattattttctgttTGAAGTCGTTTTAGGGTCCATAAAAGCTGATCTTGACATGTGAAACCCTCACATGGACTTGCAGATTTTCCCGCATAAAATCTGAGCTTGACATGTGAAACCCTAGCTCAGTTGACCGGGGGCATACTCTTGGTTGATCAAGCCCTATGCTGAAAACCTTAATAATTTGCATTTTTAACCCAGTTTTTCGTATTGAGTAATAATTCAACACCAtccaaaaatacaatttttaccACTTTACCTAAGAGACAAGATGGtctctcaccttaatttattttaaaaaataaaaaactcaaaaaatagtagCGGACCACCTTGCTACATAAGCAAAATGATAAAATGTTATATCTTTGAGTGGTGataaatcattactctttttcatATCGTTTTACCTCAAGGCTTACGAGCCTTTCTATATATACTTTACCATATCTATCTTACCTTTGTTTCCTGTGTAAATCTTATTCGTTTTCCTTAAGctttaatatttcaaaaattccTATTTTATTCTCAAGCGTTACAGTTGGACAAAGgttattaagaaaaatatttgttcaataacaatatttatgtatatatgtttCAAAATATCAGAAAAGTCTCTCTCATTTCTCTAGACATtcagtaaaaaatattttcttgcattaaagaaactaaaaagaggaaaaattatAAAGGACTCACAAACATATACATCATAGTTAATTACACTTACTTACCGAAAAAGTTGGGGCATTATAGTCGAAaatcattttagttatttacacttttattaaaaaaaaaaattcaaaatagaaaacatttttcaaacacttcttaaaacataaaacatttttcaaatgtacatcctaaaaaaaaaaattccttatatcacctcaaaatatatattttttcaaacgaaaaccaaaaaatatttttcaaagccATTATCAAACATaccttaatatatttttaaaaaaatatatctctTTGGAGGCCGAAAtccatatttatttctattGAGCCTTAATATGTACAAGCCAGGATGAATggctaaaaaatttaaaatttaagaattttaataaaaattaattcctGAATTTTCACATGATTTTAATATAGTCCGTCCATttttaaatctaattttaatttcttagaTTTTCTAAGTTTTTCACTGCAATTTATTATTTATCGCTGACATGGCAATCAACCACTCGCTAGCTGAATCATCCTCTTACAAGACCAAGCAAATTACCACAATGCCCCCACACCCTGAGGCATTCGCGTATTTCCCGTACGGCCATACCCATATCTCCAGAACCTTCCCAAACCCCTCTCAGAAACCCTTACTAAAACCCTAACacccctctctctttctctcacacACATTTTGTCAGAGCTCTCCATTCTCTCTGGTTGTTCCAGaagcttctttcttttctcttgttctttcAACATGCATAGGCTTTCCCGGCGCTCTGTCTCTGCTGTCCTGCGCGCCGGCGGTGGCGGCGAACGTTACCGGAACGCCGTCGCTCCGATCTTCTCCTCCTCCACTCCGCTATTCGACTCCGTACGCTCTTCCGTTTTCTAATTATGTAACTTTTCATTTTGATTAATCATAATACTGTGTCTTGAAGGAAAGAAgcgtttttttttgggggggttatTTTGAAGTTAGAGATCACATTTGTTATACGCTTTTAGTGAAAATTGATGAAATTTACATttgggttttcatttttatgcATGTTTCCACCATTTTTTGTCTGATTGTGCGTGCGCGCGCTTTTTCTTAGTATGTTTGTAATTGGGAATTATTGTTTTGCTTAGATAACCATATCTTTATAATGATGTTACCACATTTGAGAGGTTATGGAATTGTTTCAATTCTCTGTGATTATAAGCATATTGTATGGGCATATATGTGCAGGATATGTATATGGACTTGCGTTGGTTCAacaatgatctttttttttttagtttcattGTGACTTGTGAGTCCTTTTTGTCAATTTTAGTCGTTAGTATTACTTTTAATATTGTGTCTGATAATTTTGTAATTCACTCAATTTTCGGTGACAGGAATAGGCAGATTATATTATCtgttgttataatttttttttttttttttttttttttttttttttttttttttttttttttttttttgagattacTAGCTTCTAAAGTTGATTTTTAGTAATATAGGAGGAGCTTCTTATGTAACAGTTTTCTCatccaatttaatttttttatgcttCTGTACAAAACTAATTTTGCTGCTTCATTAATTGGGATTGAGTGATTTGTATTGCACTGCCACTTTCTAGGGTGTGATATGTtctgtgttttaatgagtaggTGGGACAGAGTGAGTCCAGAAGTCAGTGGTACTCAGCGCTAGCTGCTGGTAGCAGTGATACCATCAAATCTTCAACTCAAGTAAACTTGAAAGACACCCTTTTCTTGGGCAAGCGATATGAGTCCACTGCTGCGGCATCTGATGCGTCAGCCACCCCACCAGCTGAGAAATACGAGTATCAAGCAGAGGTATATTGGGGCTGATTGAGGTTTCGTTACATGGCTTAAAGCATTTGAAGTTTTCCTATGTTTCTGTCTTTGTGGCAGGTCAGTCGCCTTATGGACCTCATAGTTAACAGCTTGTACAGCAACAAAGAGGTGTTTCTTCGGGAGCTTATCAGGCATGTTTTGATCCATTTGTTTTCTCTTATATTGATGCACACGTGATATTTGCTTAAAACTATTTGTCAGGAATTATTTCAATGTGTTATTAAATTGGgattaaagtttaaaaactgcAGCTGGTAGAGCAGAGACCGAGCATTATCAAATTGTAGAATGCATCTCTCATAAGGCTTCACACTTTATGAACATTAATGGTTTAATGAATTCCAGGATGatggtttattttttgttcgaaGTTTTTTGTGATCTAATTATTTTGTCATGAAAATGGATCTAATTGTGGTAGAATACTGCTTACAGTAATCGGAAGTGCTGCTTGTAGTCATTCCCCAGCAGTGCACTTTGAGCATATAGCATTGAAGAATGTTCACGAGTTACATTTGAGTTAAAATGGTACTAATTGTTTCACTATGTTTTCTTTTGATGTCCACAGCAATGCAAGTGATGCCCTGGACAAGCTGAGGTTTCTCAGTGTTACAGAGCCTGGGCTTTTCAAGGAGGAAGTTGATCTTGATATTCGTATCCAAACTGATAAGGACAATGGGATTGTGACTATCACGTAAGCTTCATGAGCTTCAGAACTGTTTAGAAATGATCTTCCTATAGCAGGGCTGAAGCCTTTTTTGCTCTATGCAGGGATACTGGTATTGGTATGACTCAGCAAGAACTTGTTGACTGCCTTGGAACTATTGCTCAAAGTGGAACTGCAAAGTTCTTGAAGGGATTGAAGGTCTTATGCTTCTTTAAACATGCTATAGATTTCCTAAATCCGTGTGTTTTTTTCAGAGTCATGTTATTTACCTAAAAGAAATTGGAAATACTTCACAGGATAACAAGGATGCTGGTGGAGACAACAATTTAATTGGTCAATTTGGTGTGGGATTTTATTCAGCATTCCTGGTTGCTGACAGGGTATCTCCTCTGCCTAAACATTAAGATTGCATAGTTACTTTTTAACAGTTGAATTTCCAAGTTTCTATGGTGTCCGTTAATGATGtatctcttatttttctttgaaggtTGTTGTCTCAACAAAGAGCCCAAAATCTGATAAACAATATGTGTGGGAAGGAGAAGCCAATGCAAGCTCCTATACTATTCGGGAGGAGACAGACCCTGAGAAGCTTATTCCTAGAGGAACCCGCCTTACCTTGTATCTTAAGGTGAGAAACTTTCTTTGTTTAAGAGTAGTTTATAACTGTTTATTGAATTTCCAAGCTAACTGGGTTCTCCATCTCTTTCCCACTATCAGCGTGATGACAAAGGTTTTGCCCATCCGGAAAGGATTCAGAAGCTTGTGAAAAACTATTCACAGTTTGTTTCATTCCCAATATACACCTGGCAGGAAAAGGGATTCACTAAAGAAGTATGACTCTCTGTTTCATATCCTTTGTTTCACTGCGATTTTTGTAACATACTTTCATTAGTAAAATGAATGGATACACCCTCTGAGATTTCATAGGTTCTTACTTTTCCAGTTAACTAGCAAATTTTGCATGTATTGTGCATTTATCCTCTTGGGCTTTGTTTCAGATTGAAGTTGACGAGGATCAAACTGAAACCAAAAAGGATGAGCAAGATGAGAAAACTGAGGTATAGTTGGTTGTTCTTATTACAATTATATCGAAGATTCATTTTACTTATTCTGCTTGTAAATAAGATTATGGATTAGCACAGCTATTGCACGGCTGACTTACGACTTCATATTgtaacagaaaaagaaaaaaaccaagacTATTATTGAGAAGTACTGGGACTGGGAGCTAACTAATGAGACGCAGCCAATATGGGTGAGCTTAGAATTTCTTAATTTGCGtgtttactatgcttcaaaaatgcTCCCTCTTTAGGGGAAACTAAGGCATCTTCTGTTGCTATGTGCAGCTTCGCAACCCGAAGGAAGTCACAACAGAGGAATACAATGAATTCTACAAGAAAACTTTTAATGAATACTTGGATCCATTAGCATCTTCACACTTCACGACAGAGGTGATAATGATCATTACACTTACATAAGAAAACTTGATTgactagaaaaataataatcataaagTTTGATCAGAAGACTTTTGCTTGTCTTCCATCTGCTTTTTCTTTCTGGAATCTTTCATGCATGTCATTCAAAATGATTTTTACTTCTAAAACTTGGCCATAATTAACCATAACTAAATGAGGAAACTACAGCTTAGCAGAGACTTTTACTTTTGATAAAATGTGTGATCTTTTCTATAGATTATATCGTTGcattacttaacaaaaaaaagaaaagattatgTTGTTGCATTATGGTGTTTGTAactcatcaacaaaaaaaaaaacattatggtgtttgtttattttggtCTCTGAGCTGGTGAAGGCTTTTATTGCAGGGTGAGGTTGAGTTTAGGTCTATACTGTATGTGCCAGCTATTGCTCCCACGGGAAAGGATGATATAGTCAATCCCAAGACCAAAAATATCAGGCTTTTCGTGAAACGTGTGTTCATTTCAGATGACTTTGATGGAGAACTGGTAAACTTAATGGCTATAGTTTGTACAAGAgagaaatttattttaaaaagtaaaacttcCCTGGTGCTAATTGTTATATTTATGCTTGAATAGTTCCCGCGCTATTTAAGCTTTGTCAAAGGTGTTGTGGACTCACATGACCTTCCACTCAATGTCTCACGTGAAATTCTTCAAGAGAGTCGAATTGTAAGGAACATCTGTCTTTTTATTGGTGGGGTTGTACTGTAGTTTTGTCATATCATCCTAATTTCTGTTTCTTTGCTGTGCTGAAGGTACGGATTATGAGGAAGCGTTTGGTTAGGAAGGCCTTCGACATGATTCTGGGTATATCCTTGAGCGAGAACAAAGATGTATGTTCtttattgcttttctttttttttcttttttcttttttcaacaaaatGAGTTTCCAAGGTAGATGGATGTCATTTTGGGTAATTTTGAGTGAGAACACAGAAACCTTGACATTATTTCTTCTCACATTTTCCTCTGGTCCTATTCTTACTTATAATTAAATTGTCCTATCCTCCTGTCGTATTCTACTCCATTGTGAGTTCGTAAGTGCTCTCTGGAATACTATCTTGAGCAATGTAGGGCTGGTTTGAGTTATGCCTAGGAAGGGTGGTAGATCTCTTGACCTGTTTGAAAGTGCCAGGGACTAGATCTCAGCTTGATGCAGTCTGGCGCCTTCGCTAATGTGGTGTCTATGGAATGAAAGAAACGGTTGTAGCTTTGAGGACCACGAGAAGACCTTAGTAGAATTAAAGGATTTATTCtttaagattttcttttttagggtTGCTGCCTCAgattgtagtttttattttttt
Protein-coding regions in this window:
- the LOC133860912 gene encoding heat shock protein 90-6, mitochondrial, producing the protein MHRLSRRSVSAVLRAGGGGERYRNAVAPIFSSSTPLFDSVGQSESRSQWYSALAAGSSDTIKSSTQVNLKDTLFLGKRYESTAAASDASATPPAEKYEYQAEVSRLMDLIVNSLYSNKEVFLRELISNASDALDKLRFLSVTEPGLFKEEVDLDIRIQTDKDNGIVTITDTGIGMTQQELVDCLGTIAQSGTAKFLKGLKDNKDAGGDNNLIGQFGVGFYSAFLVADRVVVSTKSPKSDKQYVWEGEANASSYTIREETDPEKLIPRGTRLTLYLKRDDKGFAHPERIQKLVKNYSQFVSFPIYTWQEKGFTKEIEVDEDQTETKKDEQDEKTEKKKKTKTIIEKYWDWELTNETQPIWLRNPKEVTTEEYNEFYKKTFNEYLDPLASSHFTTEGEVEFRSILYVPAIAPTGKDDIVNPKTKNIRLFVKRVFISDDFDGELFPRYLSFVKGVVDSHDLPLNVSREILQESRIVRIMRKRLVRKAFDMILGISLSENKDDYDRFWENFGKHLKLGCIEDRENHKRLAPLLRFVSSQSENELISLDEYVENMKAEQKDIYYIAADSVTSAKNTPFLERLIEKDLEVLFLVDPIDEIAIQNLKSYKEKNFVDISKEDLDLGDKNEEKEKEMKQEFGQTCDWIKKRLGDKVASVQISNRLSSSPCVLVSGKFGWSANMERLMKAQSVGDTSSLEFMRGRRVLEINPEHPIIRNLNAAYGSNPNDDDALRAIDLLYDTALVSSGYTPDNPAQLGGKIYEMMGMALSGKWSTPVEAYNNPGASFNSTETIEAEVVEPVEAGSKK